Part of the Ziziphus jujuba cultivar Dongzao chromosome 8, ASM3175591v1 genome is shown below.
attacatatatttctcttttaaattttgttaattacAAGACTAAtgataaaaatcattattttcgcATACAATAATTCGGAATTAAATCCTTTcatattcaatattaaaaagaaaaaagaaatatcaatTATTTGTAATCTTTTGTATGTATATTCAATCAATGTCTAATTAAATAGTAGAGATTGACCAATGAACGACttttttaacaaaacaaaaaaaagaaacaaaaggaaaaactcCAATCAAAAGTTTGTAACTATTTTTTCTCCCTTACCATTTTTCAGTAATTATTTGCAGTCTTCTTCACTGATggatcaaaaaaaaatttgtagccTTGGGAAAAACATtgaataataaactaaaattgacaaaaaatagaaaatggtaCAAGTTTCGAGGATATATCAAAGattcaaaactaaattaaaaaaaataaaaatcaatcacACATTTGAAAAGAATATGAACAATGTTAGTGGGTGTAGATAATTATACAAATTGTTGGATGCTTGTCAAGGTGCACTTCCAAAGTTTAATATTTGTCTGCTATAATGCAATTGTCCACTTTTTAATTGCCTACATATGTGAAGTGATTATGCTTTTTTTTCCATGTGATCTATCTGtactatcatatatatatatatatataggaacaaTTATTTGCACCATCACGTACCGAATTGGAACACAAAGCATCAAAtgtataagataaaaataataataataataataataaatcacacATAGCTTTTGTTATTGTCCTCGCAAACTTGGCAATATCCTACACATGGACAACTTCACCTCATCTCccctaactttttctttttattctctttattcatctttcatcatcatcatcatcatcatccattTTTATGTTAATTAGTATCATATTCCTAAAAGACATTTCTTTTTATCTATCAGAGTTTTTCATATGTATGTTAGTTTATAAAGAAAAGAAGGTAGAATTACATTTATTCACACTTTGTGTTAATCAAAATGATGGAAAGAAACAAATCATTGCTTATAACtctacttaaaataaaatattttcgaaGAACATGGTGAACAAAGCAATAGCAAGTAAAATAACTAGTTATTAAATACAGTTTTAAGAGGACATATATAAAAGTCCTGATAGTTGAATAGCTTCTAAAAGCGTATTCATAACATTAGCAAATAAAACTTATAAAGAAATTGCATATGTACATTATTGAAAACTAATATTTTGTCTAAAATgtgaatattatgtatattagtgtaaccttttatttatttatttatttatttattgttagaaGTCACAAGCCGGTGAGGCATGGAaggagattttttctttttcttttttttttttcctggttaAAAGATATGGAAGATGGGAGTTGTACAATTTTGGGTTTTGCTAAACATTAAtctcatccattttttttttaatacattattCTTATCCATTGGGAGATTGGGTTGATGCCTGGCCTGATAACCGTTGTGATTATAggtttaattgtttttgttttgtgtgttctttataatttcttatacttcttttatcaaaattctaaactattatatataattgcatGCAGTGCTTTacaatattcttgtatatattgtgaatattatattgaaagaaaaaaggaactctgtataattaaaaaaaaaaaaaaagtgtttggataaacaaataaaagttttttgagAAGGtggaatatatatgtgtgtgtgtgtgtgctgtgtatatatttatacaaatatatatatatatatatatatgtatatttttttttttcgataatTCGGAAGATGGAATAGAagagttttgtttttggtgaatgGGTGGAAGAGAAGAGTTGTAAAGAATAGCATGCAACCGACCGTATCAAATCAGGTTTGGACCGTTCCCTCCAAATTCAGTTTATATACCATTAAtgataaaccctaaaaaccctctcattctttctctctcttcaaaatcaaaaccttaactactttctctctctagaggCCCAACCACCATCACCATGGCCACCGGCGAGGACGGTTTCGCGGGAGGCAGGCTATTCAACCAGGGCTACTCCTACACCTACGATGACGTCATCTTCCTTCCTCACTACATCGACTTCCCCACTGAGTCCGTCCAACTCGCCACCCGACTCAGCCGCAACGTCCCTCTCTCCATCCCCTGCGTCTCATCGCCAATGGACACCGTCACCGAGTCCCACATGGCCGCCGCCATGGCCGCCCTGGGCGGAGTCGGCATCGTCCACTCCAATCTCAATCCCGCCGACCAAGCCGCCCTCGTCCGATCCGCCAAGGCTCGCAAAGTGCCGATCTTGTCGAGCCCCGTGTTCGCATCTCCGTCGGGTCGGATCGAGTCGGAGGAGGATTTCAGTTCCAGCCCGTATGTTCTGGTGACGGAGTCTGGCGCTGCAAGGTCGAAGCTTCTGGGGTACGTGGCGAAGGCGGATTGGGTGGCATTGCCGAACAAGGAGGTGAAGATTTACGATTACATGGTGAAGTCGTCGTCATCGGACTTGGTGGTGCCGTGGGATTACGATTTGGAGCGAATCGGGTGGCATTTGGAAGAGAAAAAGAGGGATGTGGTGGCGATGGTGAAGGACGATGAGGTGGTGGATTTGGTGACGAAGAAGGAGGTGGAGAGGATCAAAGGGTATCCGAAATTGGGCGTGGGCAGTGTGGGACCCGACGGGAAGTGGATAGTAGGAGCGGCAGCTGGGACGAGGGACCAGGACAAGGAGAGGTTGGAGCATTTGGTGAAGGCAGGGATAAATGTGGTGGTGTTGGATAGTTCTCAGGGCAACTCCATCTACCAGATTGAGATGATCAAGTTCATCAAATTGACTTACCCGGAGCTGGACGTGGTTGGTGGAAATGTGGTCACCATGAGCCAAGCTCGCAATCTCATTCACGCTGGTGTCGATGGCTTGCGCGTTGGGATGGGCTCCGGCTCTATCTGTACCACCCAAGAGGTCTGCGCCGTCGGCCGAGGCCAGGTACATTGCttttttcaattcttgttaCTTAAAATGTTCAAATTTTTCTCTAGTCATTGCCTTTTTGAAATAATGTTAGTATTTAAGTTTGTGATGTCAAAATCTTGTAGTACTTGGCAGCAAGTACATTGGAGGGTACATGGAAGCAACTAAAGCCTAAAAACGTTTGCTTTTTTAGTCCTAAGCTAATATGTAGTTACCGGTTTACATAATTTACTATACTATTTCTGAATTATTCTATTTTGCTTTCCTATCCGCAAATATGTAGAAATCAGAAAATGAGACTTGATTTCCTTCTGTTATTACTGACACCTGCTATCTGAGTCAACCAAATTTATCCAACTGGAGCTCTAGTTCATAATATGcaacactatatatatagtgcCACCGAGCAGTTCATGATCTTGATGTTTAGCTTtgtcaaattttcttctttaggGCTGTTGGCTCCATCTCatactctgttttttttttttcttttccttttccttttaattaaaaGGCAACCGCAGTATACAAGGTTGCGTCTGTTGCTTCACAAAGTGGTGTGCCTGTAATTGCTGACGGTGGCATTTCAAACTCTGGACACATTGTCAAGGCTTTGGTTCTAGGAGCATCTACAGTCATGATGGGGAGTTTCTTAGCTGGAAGCACGGAGGCTCCAGGGGCTTATGAGTATCAGGTATGACAACACTAATAGGCTAATTCCTCTACTATTGCTATATGGATGATGTAAGACCATGAATGGTGGATGAACATTTAGCTGAACTTCAGGGTAAAAGATGGTGCTTTTTTCATTGTAActtcttctttatatatatatatatatatatattgtcctgAACTATGTTTAATCTGTTTACATTATACGTGAATGCCAACTTTCATTGGCTAAATACTATGCATGCTTATATGTGtactagtttattttttatgaggATTTGGTTAGTCATATGctgcaattttcttttatttattttcagcaTACATGCTTCACTGATATTGATAAGAATTGTTCAAAAATATGAATTGTCAAATTTCTTATTCCAGAATGGTCGCCGGGTCAAAAAGTATCGAGGCATGGGCTCCCTTGAAGCAATGACGAAAGGGAGTGATGCAAGGTACTTGGGTGATAAAGCAAAGCTTAAGATTGCTCAGGGAGTTGTTGGGGCAGTTGCAGATAAAGGTTCCGTCTTGAAGTTCATACCCTACACTATGCAAGCAGTTAAGCAAGGCTTCCAAGATCTTGGCGCTTCCTCTCTACAGTCGGCTCATGACCTCTTGAGATCGGAGGTTTTAAGGCTGGAGGTATGGCTACTGCTTTTATCATGTTCCATGGATGTGAGTATGATGTGTGGTTATTTGTAATATCCATTTCTGGGTGAATCACAACTGTGTTTTTTAAAGTATTCTAGTCAGAACTTTTTTGTTAAAGCTATCACTATTGTTTTTGCTCATTGCATCATCAATAAAGTAGGGCAAAGAACTTATTAAACATTAGTTATGACATTGTTTTTCACTTtagtttaaaaaactaaaagaggTTACTTGTAGAGTAGAGCTCTAGCAAGAGCATCCTTTTGTTGTGTTATCTTGGATGATCTTTTATGCTTCTATTTATAATATCATCTTTTTAGTTGGTTGAGTTGGTATTTGTGGATGACTATAGAATCTTACTTTTGGTCTTCATCTGGAAGAAGGTTATGCAGAGATTAGTTCTGTTAATCTTTACATACTGGAATTGCAAGTTCTCTGAAAGAATAAAACAGTCCTATAATTTTCTAGTGCAACATGACTCTATACCATTTTGTCTGTGGTAATCTGTTTAGTTTTAATTGAGGaaatatatatctttctttttttgtgcaGGTACGCACCGGCGCAGCTCAAGTAGAAGGTGGTATTCATGGACTGGTTTCTTATGAAAAGAAATCGTTCTGATATTTAACCCTTCTTCAGTAATTATAGCTTTGCGCCAGTAATTGGGTGGAGAGCATGTTGAGCGTTGTGCAAGAAAACTGAGGTTCCTTTCGAGCAGTCTAATTTAGGGCACGCCATTATTCTCTGCCTTGTTTTGTTGGTTAGCATGAGAGCTTGAGCAATAGCGGCAAGTTTATAATTCATATGTAATGACAGTTTCTTATTtactgaaaataataataatttattaagaaatttttatCTCTAATGTGTGCTTGGGTAACTAAGATCTTGCGTGGACTTGTGTTGTTCACTTTTACTGATGGAagataaaaatgcttttgtttgaGCATGGAcaagggaaaattaaaaaagaggaGAAAACACGTATTTAGCATAAGATTCAATAATCAAAGATTTATTCTTAACCagcaaataaattgtattttgtaACAAAGATAATTATGGAAGATCCATATAAATTAGAAGAATAAGCCACTCCCTATTTATATTGCATAAATATATCTCATGTCACCCAGTCATATTTATTTCTCTTCCTCGGATACCTTAGAAACCAGGATACATCTTACCATAATTACAATCATTCCCACAACCCAgcgaaaagccaaaaaaaaaaaaaatcctagtttttctttcataattttGCTAAAGCTATAAGGTGGCATAGATAACCCAATTCTGGCATTACCAATTCACCACCAAATTTGGACACATCCTCTCCATCCATGGCACCAAAGCCAAAACTTATTCAACATGGTATTGCATATATTTTCTGCTTAAGATTCAGTTAGAAGTAGAGGATCACGAATTACAGCATTTACAGCATTGGCCATCTCATGAGAGGTAAATCCATCATCCTTGGCATAGAAAAGGTGCAACACTTTGCTCATTTTCCAAAACAAATCTTTGCAAGCTCTGGGAACTACACAACCCTTCTCCTGCAAAACTAATCTCAGTAGTTCTCTCCTCTTACTGCTTATAACACTCTTCATCCCCTTGATGCATTCTTCTTCAGTTGCATTACCATTACTCTGAATCATTGCCAATGATACAGCATTTAATTTCCCTTCCTCAGATTCTCTCTGCATATATATAGTATGGAATGATTAGTGCATTTGGAACAACCATCAGaaggaacaaaaaaattaaataaataaatttagaaaaaaaaaaaaaaaaggaaatttaggAGAGCTACCTTAAAGCTGTGGATATCATTGAGAAGACGTCCGCCGGTGCTCATGAGTTTATATAGATTATGAAACTCGGAATGTCTAACAACCTCCTCAGAAAGCTTAGGCCCAACCAAGTAAAGAGCTGGGAGGACAATTGGCCCCAAGGCAAATGATACATAACCATTTGTCATATACTCATCCATTGTTGGCGTTGACTTGTGTTTCAGCCACTCAGCTTCCTTCAACATAGACTTGAGCAAATCCAGCCACTGCCAAAATTCAAACATAGCTCAATATCCTCCCATGCTAAATACATGTTTAGAGTGAAACCAATTCCATGCTGAAATTAGATTATGGTTGAGTGACAGACAATTTTAGAACCAAGCCATTTGTCGGTTTCAGCTTTAGAACCTCGAAGGAGAAAAGTAGTTTTCTTTTAAGGAAGGTATAAATATTTAgacaaacataataataataataataataataaaaaattgaaaaattgaaaaataaaaatataaatataaaagcaaTTGGAACAAGAAGCATGTGAAGATTGCATCTCACAATTTCAATTATGTGATATTTCACATCACGCCCTTGCCACATGGATGCTTGGGCTCCTATATCAGAAATTGCGCCATGAAGCGctaaaaagataattttaacattCTCAGAGCAACATTCAACAGTGACATTTACATCCCACCTGCAGCTCAAATATGGAGAACACCATCAATTGCATATGGAAAACTACCCAAGGGGCTAAGGAGAATGGACAAATAGCTAtgcaaaacataaataatgggAGGAAAGCAAATGTACTTCTCAACCAATTGTATGAGGTTTAGTAGTTCCTCTTCTGAACCTCCAACGTCAAAGAAATCATCTACAACTGTTGTGAGAACCCCGTTTTTAGCCCATGATATGCGAGCATCATATAATTCAGGAGCAAAAAGAGTTGCGGCAGCTGAAAAGTAACAGTAAGCTAGCTTCTGCCTTGCAAAATTTAGCTCGTCTAATTTGTTCTCTACTATCCACCTGCTTACAGAGGTCAGGAAATATTAAAGTAAGAAGCCACCTCCTTGACTGATAAtgtcaattgtttttttttttttttttttttttttataaagaccACCCAAAACAATGACAACACTTTTTTAATGCTATTTTTGTCTAGGGACAAGACCAGGTAAATAAGCTCAGAAAATCTGCAATTGGAGATTATTAGGAAAAACTAAATTGAAGTATGCACCTTGCAAGAATTTGGAGTTCCGTTTGTTGTATTGATTGGCAGGTGTTGAAGTCTTCCACTGCTAACTTaagaaaatattcatttcgaatATTCAAAGAACTGAAATGCGAGTACAAGGAGATGTAAACCAATCATTAATAGAACATAAGTGGAAATAAAATTCTTGTAAGAAAGAGtaagaaaaaggagttaaaaagAGGGGGAAGAAAATTCCAAACTTACCTATATGAAGTTTTAAGAATTCTTGTACTATCAATGTTATAATGTTCTATGGCTTTCCTGCTTGATAACCGTTCCAAGTTGGCATAGAAAGGAAACTTAAGAGCTTCAGTTACCTGGAATTATAAAAAAGGATGCACCATTCAGTGAACTACCTTGTGAGATAGAACAAGACATCAGTGGATCATAAAGAGGCCTATTGTAGAAAACTACCTCTTGTCCAATATATTTGTTGAGCTTATCTGCCCTGATTGAACCATTAGATAGTTCTTGTTTTAGAAAATGACTCGTCCAGAAATTTTGTTTCTCCAAGATTGATTCATTTGGATGTATGATGAATTGTGATGCCCTATACAATTCTAAGATTGTGCTAATATCCTTCATATGTCCTCCGAGGTAATTGAAAATATGATCCTCTGAAAATTGAGTTAATGGTTCTGCATCATAGCATAAAccatttagaaattttttatccaaaaaatttgtaaatgcCAAGTCAGCTAAATTGTAAATACCTGAAGAAACATCATATCCATTGAGACGCAATATGCGAAATGCCATAGCACAAGTGACAGAATCCAAGAATATATTCTCATCCTCCAGCAACCAGCATCTGTATGTCGGCTAAAATTAAGCTTCCAACTAAATGAGAACTAAAACAATCTCCAATTTTACAGTGCTCTCACAGATAAATTGAAAGGTTAAAGATGGACACATTCTTCTCCAAAGTAACATCCCACACCCAGTGACTGTTGTTAACATACAAGTTCAGAACATTACCTGTATGTTTCGTCCAGCACAGTTTTAATTTCCTCTCTGAAATGCCGATCAATTCCCAACCTTTCAAGACTGTCAACCATACAAAGACGAGCATATATATCTAGAGGATAAACCGTCGGAACTGAAAATAACAGATTAACCATCAGCAATTGTAATTAAAAACGaagaaaactatataaaaattaggAGGGAGAAACCTGCATTCCCAAACTTCTCTAAGACAGAGCAGAGGTACTTGAGACAACCACCATTCTTAAAATTGGTAAAAGCAGCTGCTGTTGCAGATGGTGAATTGAACAGGGAACCATTCTTTCTTTGGTACTTCTTGGCCATTTCCCAATCCTGTAGATTTCCCATTCCTTCTAAAATATATGCCAAGTATGCTTTATCCCCTTCTGAGTTTCTTTCCCAGGCTCTAGATAACAAGTTCAGTGAGGATAatcttaatataaattaaaaaaaaaaaaaaaagtaataaaattatacTGTTTTATGCGTTTCTATTGCTTCAAATAgcatataaacaaaataaagtaactataattttctaataattttttattatttcaagagtcaggttttttttttttttttttttttttttttctttttcccgcTTTATTATTTCAATAGACAAGTTTGTTTCACTGCCCATATTTGTAATATATTACTTAACATTTGTAACAAACAAATGCGAACTAGGTAAAACTAAGTCAAGCAAGGTTGGAACAAACAAGCTAGTACTAAAATTGGCTCCACTAACTTTACATTGTTAGTTGGAATAAGAATTGCATAATAAGCGCATCCCTTCGAAACATTTTCCAGCACAGTAAcgaaaaaattcacaataatgaTAGCATAAGCAAAAGATCTTAGCAGATAAATTGGGAACAGAGTTGCATGCTAGTATACCTCTTAAGCTTCAACTCTCTATTATGAACCACAGCATCCAACTTTGCAGGTTCAATGggaaaattcagatccaaactTGTAGCATATTCAATCATAGCAGGTAATATTATATCAAATCCAATTGGAGAATGTTGTTTATCATCAGTAGCTGAAGCTAGATTAGACTCAACAAAATATAGGCCTGAAACAAAAGATTATATCTAGTTACTCAACATTAATGGAAAAGATaacaagaagaagagaagagatACCCTTGTTAATTTGTTCTTGGCCAACATTCCAACGCTTTAGTGCAAGGACACTTGCCAAGGTTGATAAGATAGCATCTTTGATGAACAAAGGATCATGGTGCGAAAGACCCCATGAACCATCACTGAGTTGATTATCCAGTAACCAATTTAAGCATTCAGGGAAGAAAGGGTTCTGAGGGGAGTTCAGAGAAGGGATCATTGCAACCCAGGCAGTGTCATATGAGGAAACAGAAAGTTCAACCTTATTGAACATCTTCTTAATTCTATTTTTAGTCCCCTCAAAGCTCTGCAagaattaaaaaacataaataaccaATATCTTATGACTGcacaagaagaagagaaaagtgAAGGATTATATACCAAGACTGCAGCGTTTCGATTTTCAGCTATGGTTGATCTTCCATTTGGAGAAGCTGCTTCAGATTAGAAAATTCATCAGAAATAAAAGTTATGTGAGGTCGAGCATGTGCGTTCGCATTTTTACTACATATTGTTATATTTCTTTGCCAATTAGTTTTATTCAAATAGTTAGAAATCATAAATCCACAAAACTGAGTTTCATCATTACCATCAAATGCTGTAACCATATTTCAGCTCTCTTATGAAAAGACATATATCCCATCCTAATAATCAAAATGTAATTTTGTTCAAACCTCCACCAATATATTTCACAGTATTTTGCTTTCATCTATATCATAATTACAGTTTTCAGGAAGAAACTCCTATTGTGCCCATGATCGTATCGGCAGATATAAAGAACACTATTTTGTTTACCATACCATCCAAAGTTTCATCTTTCCATGGAAAAGATAAATGACTGTAGTTTTTTTGTCGAAACTGAATTCAATCCAACTTAAAATTTGTGACACAAACACTCATTGAAAGGGCGCCTTGTATTTCccttttcttccaaaaaataaCCCATTAATTTATCCAATTTATGActtgggggaaaagaaaaaatccaaTCCTAAAGCTTGAAGAACCCCACATTCTGTAGAATGTTAAAGAGCTAATTCTCAAAATGGGACAATCTAACATAGCAACATGCATCCAGGATGTCATAGAACATGGCAATGAGAGATTCAGATCAAGAAAAGCATGATAATTttcaatacatacatatatatatagatatctacatatatatgatgatgatgatgatgaagaagaagcaaaaaagggtagagaaagagagaaatgaACCTGATGCGGAAGAAGTGCAACACCTAAGGTTGGTGGGGTGGTAGAGAGACATGGCTGTCTCAGAATGAACAGACTGCTGGGAATTTGGAAGAAAGCATATAATAATGTTGAGCCCAGAAAGAGAGGTTTAATTTTGTGGCGAGAGAAGAGAGAATCTGAGTTACAACTTATTACAAAGAAGCTAGAAAGATGAAAGAAAGGGAATGAATGTTAGCATATATAGAGTATTTAACATCTATATCTACgttaatgaaaaaattaaaaataaaataaaaaaggtaaagaagaaGTAGTGGGCGGGAGCGTACAGTTAGAGGGGGAGTCAAAGGGGCATATAAACGACAAAAGAGAAGTAAAAGCAGGCATAACTAGTTTCGATGATCGACTGGATCCTATTCCTATATCCTAGTCCTAGTtatggggagagagagagagagagagagagagagtttaggACACCTCCTCGCAGGTTGTTTTGTTTGTTGGAACTTAGAAGCATGGAATCCTTTGCCTGCTCGTATCAAAGAGATGCTTTTGCTTTTACTTTGTGGTCCCATCACAGTGTCCCTCCCTCCATGCCACTCGCTAAATCCTATGTCAGCCTATCCGTTTACCTTCCTTCAAACCTCCCTTTCATCTCTCGCCTTCCATTTCTACTGTCTTTTCGAAAATGGAACAACCCAATATAACAACAACCAGTGGGATTATtcgtcatcatcttcatcatttttcCGTACCTTCAAGCTAATTTATTATTGTCAaggtttttattcatatatttgatatatataattggatctATTACACTATTATTGTATCATctataatatagtttttaaatACTTTCATATTTGGAGAGCTTTCATTCCTAGAatttaaacaaaagtaaaaaaagtatCATGTTCGTGGATCCTGACGTCCGAAAACAGACACAAGGTCCACATGCTCCCCAACTCCCCTGTATAACCCTATCTTTATCAATAACATACAGGAAATATTATGATATCCTATCATAATTCATTCTTTTTCAACCAATAGTATTTTGCCAATTCATTTTAGCAatcaaaatcttataaattaaGTCGAAGACTCTAGATTCCCAATACATCATGTTCTTTTACAAGTTTGGATTAATAGACACAATGATCAAATTAAGTAGGAAGAGCAAAAAATAAACCACAAAATTGTTTGGTACAAATTCTAAAAGGttataaaaaaaaggatgaacACATCCAAATAgccaaaattacacaacaattgAAATGCCTTCCTTTTTGGGAGGAAACACCGCCTTGTTTCCAGGAAACGCATTCCGAGAGATATCTACCAGGGACTTGAAGCTATGTGGTTCATGCATAGACAGCTCAGACAGAACTTTCCTGTTTAGTTGGATATTCTCCTTCATCAGCCCATGCATGAAATTCCCATAATTAACCTGACAGAAACCAAACGAAAGAAAGACTAGTAATGGAGTCCATAATGGAGAAGTTGTTTTCATCAAAATGCAAAAGTCTCAAGCTAAGTTTAGAATGGGCCACCCCAGCATATTACAGAGAAACAGTATATGGAAGTTGCAAAATCCATTCCAAAATTTCCacatattaaattgaaaaatcttAATGAATTTTCCCAGTATAACCTCGCAAAATCTTTATCCACCACCATACAATAATTTTTCCCCCTTTTCCCTATCTCCAACTTTAAGGTAATTTCACTTTCTCAAAGTTCTTCAAGACCTAAATCTTATATTCTCCTACTTCATTAACAATCcatcattcattcataataaaacaaaatatgagaTTGTAAAACAATTATACCTTCTTGTGTTTCAAATGCCATCACTTAGATTCATTGAGCAGACTAAAAATGCAATTTGAAGTTGTTCTAGTGAAGTTAACTATGAAATGCATGCAAGTTAGATGGAAAGATGATAAAACAACAACATCAATCATTTCCTCATAGCTACCTACACGGCAATAATTCAGCAATATAACAATAGCTGTAATCTTACTACCTTTGCACTTCAACCTTGTTGACATTACCGCATCGAGATATTCAGTGTACCAGCCTTTCACCACTTTTCAGAACTCATATCTACAGTCTAAATGTTGTAGAGTTTGTTCATGTGAAAAAAAACATGtctatatttatgaattttatttgattGGACGTGTTAAAGGGATCAACAAAAGTTTAATTTTCACCTAAagcatttaaatataataacgaATTTAGTATATTAAGCAACATATATGCCGGGATCCACTTGTTATGGATTAATATTATCGCAGAGGTCACTAATTAAATACCACCAGTTCTTTTCTATAAACTTGAACTAGTTTAACTCTTGCACTCCAGCCAATAAAATTACAACAAATGCTCATTTGCTGAACATAAAGAGTCTATTATTTTGAACtagaaaaatcaaatgaaagtACAATAAGAACATAAATTTGATACCATAGACAAAAAATTTCAGAACTGAGCTTAAAGTCCAAAACCattgaaacaaaaaacagaTAGGTTAGGATCATCTAAAATTGAAGAGTAGTATATAATATCATGTTGATCATTAGATTAATGAGAAACATACTCCATGGAGGCG
Proteins encoded:
- the LOC107424426 gene encoding uncharacterized protein LOC107424426, with translation MNKDKIFKLAKGFRGRAKNCIRIARERVEKALQYSYRDRRNKKRDMRSLWIQRINAGTRLHGVNYGNFMHGLMKENIQLNRKVLSELSMHEPHSFKSLVDISRNAFPGNKAVFPPKKEGISIVV